The genomic segment CAACAGAGGAGGATGTTGTTCAGCTTTTATGGTGTTCCACTTTCAGTGACCTCAGAGTAGCTCAGTAATTACACTTGATTAGATATTCTTGACTTGTTTTAAATGAAGTTTTTTTCTAGCCCCAGAATTCTCTGCTTTCACATACTCAGAGTTACTGTCTACATTCACTGCACCAATCAGACACTTAGCCTGAGGTCACATGTGTCTTTGAATATATTCAGACCCCTTACTTCTCTATCTGGCTTCAAACCCCTGAATTATAAGGCCAGGACTGCTAATGTGGCACCCTGGGGCAGGTACTGAAGACTTTGCAAAGTCATAACTCTGAGTGAGCACAGGCGGAGACTATGACAAAGACTGAAGAACACATTTTGACCACAAATATATGACGTTTCACCTCTATGAACGATTATGCAGAAGGCATCAAAATGGGCACACTAACAATGCTGATGCAGACTAAAAACAGATTCTGTTTTCTGCTGACTTTTCATCCTGATATCACTGCATCATCAATGGATTaaggagacagaaagagctACTATACAggatgcaacacacacacacacacacacacacacaccttacaCATCtagtacaaaaataataaataataatgaaggTGACCTGACGAGAAGATCCAGGCTGTGTAGTTGTGTTTGTTATCTCTTAGCTTGGCTTCACATCTAAAGTCTGAGCACTCCTGGCGAGATAGTTTGAAGAAACTTCCAGACTGTGCTACAGTTTGTGCATAAAGCCAAAAACAGCACTTCCTTTTTCACATGCCATGATGTAGTTACTGGCACTCTTTGGTTGTTTATAACAAAGCAGGAGTGAAAATATCAAAGTGTGGGCATAAAAATTGCACAACAAGCTCGTCcttgaaagaagaaagaagcgAGCTCATTGCTTACTCATCTGACTGACATTTCTCTTTGTCGTGCCATTCTGGCAACAACTTTATACAATTACCTGTTTTCACGTATACAATACAAAAGGAGGCGGCACTGTTACCGGGCAACAATGGCTTTACACCTACCCTTTGAGgaaaaaacatttacaaattTTTACCATTAACCACATCTTAGTGACGAAAACACAAAAAGGAACTCCCAGTCACCCGTTTCAAACCTATTTGGAGACGCCTAAATGTGATTCTCATAAACAGTGGTACTTTCCTTAATTCAGTAATCACATGACAGGTGATGTGCTGGTAGGAGGGGGTTCTGGTAATAATGCAGAGAGTGGAGTTTTGAACCAGTTGAAGCTTATGGAGGGATTTTGGGGGGAAACCATGCAGGAgagaaataagataagataagataagataagctttattagtcccacacgtgggaaatttgttaattGTCAATGCGGGAGGTATTGAGACTATGAAGAAGAATGGATCCAGACTGCGTGGAAAGAGAAGGACGTAATCGGTTAATGTTGCATAGATGGAAATAGGCAGAACAGGTGGGATCGCTGATGTGAGATTTATAGGACAGTGAGCTGTCTAGGATGACACCAAGGCTCTTAACCTGAGGTGAAGGGAAAACTGTGGAGTTAACAACAGTGAGAGTGAAATGATTTGCCTTCAGTTGGTTGGATTTAGTGCTGATAAGAAGGATTTCAGTTTTATCCTCATTGAGCTTAAGAAAATTAGAGCCGAACCAGGATTTTAATTCTGATAAACATTCCATAAGAGAAGAAGTTGGGAGGGAGGAATCAGGCCTGCAGGAGAGATttaactgggtgtcatcagcaaaacagTGAAAGTGAAGATCGAGTTTATGGAAAATGGTACCAAGAAGGAGGATGTATGTTATGAAGAGAAGAGGGCCTAAGACTGAACCTTGGGGTACACCAGAAGTGACCGGGATAGACGAGAGAGGAATGATTTGAGCTGAAAAACTGGAAGCGGTCAGGGAGATATGATCGGAACCAGGCTAAGGGTGTGTCGGAGATGCCAAGAGAGGAAAGTCTGTTTAGAAGGACTGAGTGAGAGATCGTGGCTGAACTCGGGAAGGACAGGAATGCTGAGAAGACCAGAGTCAGCTCCGAGTAAAACATCATTAGTGAACCATAGCCCAAATGGCACAGTGGTCTGCAGGTTTTCAGGGGTGGAGAGAAGCACATTATGCTATTTTTTTGGACACAAGGATGTGAAATCCAgaagaaaaaccaaaaccatCTCCTGGTGCTATGACATGATATCAAATCTCACCATCCAGCTTCAATGGTAGCGTGCTAACGCACAAAGCAGCTGTCCAGTGCTCTTTCACcagctgttttcagctttgtgATAAGAACTAAATACTGAAAGGAGATCATTGATAAGTCTTCGATGTCAggatatctatatatatgtagatgGAAAGTTTCATATTATATAGGCAATTAAGTGGCAGTGCTTCCTATGTGATGCTGAGGAGTAATGCAAAAAATAATGCAATGAGCAGTTTATAAATTAATTTCTATAAAGCGTAAAAAGGTAAGTAATACACTGGACTATGTAATATTGTAATAAgagtaatgtaaaaaaaaaaagaaacatttctctATAAGTTAATGTACTTAGGAACACTACAACAATGTGTTGGCATAgccaacagaaaagaaaaaaaaacttttagcGCTGCAAAATTTTAATCTTGAAAtttcaacacttttttttttaaactgtgggaGAATGACACTCACAGGAGACGCGCAGTTCTCTGTTTCGCCTCAGTCAGTCAGGTTATGTTTTGCTCGAGTGTGCTTTGAGGCAGTGGAAAATGAGGTTAGTAGGCAGATGACAGAAGTTGGCATTAAAGCAAGTGGATCAGAGATGACCTCAGCATGGACTCTGCCAGTCTCAGATATCTGTTCATAAAAGTAGAAGTTAAGGAAAAGAAGTGGGAGCCCTTGAAACTGCAACAGAAGGAccgacaggaggaggagaggggagaGTAGCAGAACAGTGGAGGaaggtgtgaaaaaaagaaaccaaagaagaaaaaaataaagagcagTCAGGACTTCTGGGCGAGGAGCTAAGAAATGATAGGAAATGAAGGAGCCATAAAAATAGCTACATATTTGGAACCCACACCAACATGCATCATGGTTAGAAGTAACTATTTTACATAGAGATGACCCTGATCTGTTGGAAAGACTTTGCACAAGAAACGTGGAAGGAAGAGCAGGCAGCTGGGGAGAAGAGCTGTTCTGGTCTATTCTTGTCCTGACCCCACCATCCCCCATCGCAACCGGACCTCAGACCTGCCCTTAAGGGAGAGAGGGTGGCTTAATGTGAAAGAGTGTTCATGATGTGTTTTAGCTGATAGCGTGATTAAAAAATGAAGATCACTTTAAATCAATCGCTCTGGTTTCTCTGATTAACACAGATTACACTTCAGTGGCTCGCGGGCAGACACAAACAGCCTATATGGAAATTCACCTTCACAAAAATCAGACGATCCTCCTCCACTTACAATAAACTATTTTATTCACCACAAAAACTGTTTGGCTGAAATAATATGAACAGAGGGGGGGCTGCTGATGAGTAATAGATCAGTTCTTTGTAAAGGCAAGAGAAGCACAGATGTCTAACATAAAGACGATCATTACTCTCCtgtctaaacacacacacacacacacacacacacacacacacacacacacactcagtctgTAGTTCCTCAATCAAAACTCACTTAGAGGGATTTGCCACTGACAGCCTAACAAACAGACATGCTTTCTGCTCGTCTTTACAAAGAAATATTCTCCCTGTTTCATATCCATCAACCTAAAATCAGTTATCATGATTTATGTCTTTAATAACACATTGTGCTCTGCATGATCAGAGTATTACAAGATTCCATTATTCAGTTTTACTCCGTTgtctaataaaacaaaaaaagaaaaactgcacttAGATTGAATTTCTGTCAGAGTATTTGCAAAGGCAATCATGCAGAGCGTCTGTAAAAAACACAATTACCTATAAAAGACAGCAGCCTATAAAAATAGACCCTGTAAATAATCTTGGTTGGGTTCCCCGTCTTggcatctcacacacacacacacaattcagAGGAGACACTGATATTGGTGCGCTTAATCTTAGCTCACATCATCCGCTCTCACTCTGTACCAATATGTCATCCACAGCCTCCTAAGAAACACATTCACATGCTTGTGTTTCCATCACATTTCTTATACTTCGTGCACACACACTCTAAGAAGAGATATCCTGTAATTCACAGTGTGGGATGGGCCGACATTCTGCAGACCTCTGCTGCCTGTGCACCTTAAATCAAACCTTACCTTACTTTATATGCAGTCCCAGCAAATAGAAACAAATAAAGTGCTTTGTGCATTCCTTCACATCCATTTTGATAATTTCAGCAATCTCACTCCAGAAATTTGCTGACATTTGCAAGTCCTTATATTAGTTTCCATTTTTTACATTGAAACAATGATTATTGATAAATTAATAACTAGTTGCAGGCTGCATGAACATGACATGTAGTTACATTTTGAGGGAGGTGCACATCAGGTTATGCCATAAGGTTAAAGAAGGGTTTGCAGTTATGGTGGATGGTCTCTGTCTTGCTTTGCACTTCTTACACATTCTTTAACGTGATATTTTTATGATATTTCAAGCTTTACTGTGTACAGTATGTTTGTGTATTCATCACAGTGGAAACTGAAAAGAAGAATTCAATATACAGAGGACAAGTCGGAATATAAAAAAGTAGCTCTCATAGGTAAGGTGTTTTGAGAACAGCAATCTTGCAATGTTAGCTTTTCCACTAGCTCCCTCTTTTGGAAAGAAGCAGGAGTTGAATCAGTTCTCGCCTAAAACTGCTGACACAGGGAAGCATTGAATGTTGGATGCGTCACTTGCTGTAACTGTAACTGCTTATGACAGTGATTGTATGACCTAAAGTATTGGTTACCTGAAAGGTGATGCTGCTTGGTGCTGACTCTGTTGGTGTTTTGCACAGTGCAACAAAGGTGGAGCATGGCAAACATGGTGAGAATCATCACCACACTCTGAAGCAGCAGGGTCAGCTCAAACTGCTTCCCTATCCTGCAAGAACAAGACCAACCCAACCAAAATCAATCAGGACTTTAGATACAGAGCTCTTATAGAACAGTACATAGTCCGGTAGGATCAGCTGTATTTAAATACAGAGCCTCAAGGCCGACATGACAGGTTAGCACCTTTAAAAGGAATAAAAGAGGAAAGCAAAAGGATAAAAATTATGAGTACAGAACAAATACTTTCTTACCAGAAAAATATACGCAAGATGTTAGCTATGAGCAGCACCAGACAGACTCTGGTGGAGAATCcctcagtgttgctgcttttctGGATCTCCTGATATTGCGGCACATAAGGCAGGGCTCccccaaacaccattacaaatgATGCCAACCAGGAGAGCAGCGTCCACGAGCCCTCCATGTCCTCCTCCTGGAGAACCACCtctgcatccatcacagcaAGGGAATATTACGAGTGTTCAGGAGGTGGATGAGTAGAAGTAGGAGATCTGACAGACAGCAGGCCACTGTCAGAGAGTCAAAGTAATGGGAGGTCAGCAGCATTATCATTAATGGGCATTATGAGGCGCTCAGAGTCACTAACCAGAGATTAACATTGCCCGAGTGCAATTAAATGCCACATTCTTATATCACACATcacaattttcatttttatttccagcACAAAATCAGTTAGAGGAGAGTAGCCCATGCACGACAATCAAAACAGCCAAACTTACAGAAAACATGAAGCAATATGCCTTCATATTAGGGCCAAAATGATCTCAGTCAGCTGATACTGGCCTATCAATGCACACATACAATGCAGGCATACATATTGCTTTTAAACTTCTTTATGCAGAACATAATGTTGAAGTAGACAACTGGAATAATTATGTCATTGTTGCATAGTCTGTTACAGTTTCACATATTTGCTGGTCCATTAGTCAAAACAGCTGTTaactgtttatatttttatattttttttaaaaagtacaaaagGCTCATTATTGTCCAAATACAACTTCTAAATGCTGGCAGTTatcttatttttcttcttgttttacaTCCATTTCCATCAATCAAAATCATTCAATAACACATCTTAGGCAAGCTCTGCTGTTACAGGCAGGCATAGTAGTGATTCCAAACAGAGGTGCAGTAAAGAAAATGTCAATTCTTATTCAGGTTTCCCAACAGCTGCAGAATAAATGGACCCATGACTATCTGAAAATAGTATACTGTACTTTAAttcattacataaatatatagagtacagacAAGTAACAAGCAaactactttattattatttaaacttaTTGTCTTTTATAGTGGCCACATATCAGAACAGGGATCACAAGCGGGAGTCAAAGGTCTGGGAATGTACAGCAACAGAGGACATGGACTGCCAGGAGAGGTTAAACAGTCACCGGCTGGTGAAGCTAGGGGCGTTACTAAGGTGACCAATATGGGATGTGTCAGTAACATCCACCATACTGTTTAGATAACAAGTCAAAATGCATATCTGCACCAACTTCTGTCAAACTGCATACACcagcttttctttttatcttaaATGTTCAGTTAAACATATTCTGTTACCAGGCTGTCTTCATAACAACTTGGTCCTGTAATTCAAAATGTATTCTTAAATTAAATCTTcaaattaatattattattaacaatgcAAAATGACTACTGTGACTACTTGGCATGATACTTTATTACAAATGGTCAAAGTAGTTCCCTTTTCCCCCAAACAGTGTTACAATACATTTCAGTAAATTTGATTTCATATAGTTCCCTAAAACTACAGTTCCCTATTGTTGTTCctcagtaaaaaaacaaacaaatgtatgTTGTGTACATAAAACCATGACCTACACATGCTGAAAAACAGTGAGCAGTGGCATCATTCTTGTGGGTACTTTTGTGTTCCTGTTCTTTCCTGTTGAGTAATCACTGTCTAATATTTTCATTATCAAACCTTAAAAAGAGCTAGCATGAATGCGCTCTTTTGATTGGTGGCCAGGCTCAGCTGACGAATCAGTCAAGCCTGGAAATCCAGTCAGCACT from the Oreochromis niloticus isolate F11D_XX linkage group LG7, O_niloticus_UMD_NMBU, whole genome shotgun sequence genome contains:
- the si:dkey-246g23.2 gene encoding PQ-loop repeat-containing protein 1 isoform X3, whose translation is MDAEVVLQEEDMEGSWTLLSWLASFVMVFGGALPYVPQYQEIQKSSNTEGFSTRVCLVLLIANILRIFFWIGKQFELTLLLQSVVMILTMFAMLHLCCTVQNTNRVSTKQHHLSDLNLHYFWKWSAFEDYLLFCFGFTVVCAVITLLLLDSAVFVETLGSLAVMFEAMLGIPQLLQNFHNRSTKGMRDVCFDCTEHRGDRCVLHIFISSVCAHFHFHPCFL